One genomic segment of Synechocystis sp. LKSZ1 includes these proteins:
- the rsmH gene encoding 16S rRNA (cytosine(1402)-N(4))-methyltransferase RsmH, whose translation MDASVSDPAHSADFVHLSVLSEAIQQGLALRPSGYYLDATAGGGGHSYQLLCTDPTIHLTLIDRDAQAITAAQRRLSAFPANHLSFWQGNFADFPGQDQFFDGIIADLGVSSPQLDQAERGFSFRQMAPLDMRMDQSQTLTAAEIINHWSEADLVRIFFEYGEERLSRRIARQIAQQRPFTTTTELAETIARSVPGQYRYGRIHPATRVFQALRIVVNDELGSLERFLALAPQWLKPAGRLGIISFHSLEDRLVKHRFRESPLLKVLTKKPVMSDEAEQARNPRSRSAKLRWAERIILDGATCR comes from the coding sequence ATGGATGCTTCCGTCTCTGACCCTGCTCACTCCGCTGACTTTGTTCATTTGTCGGTCTTAAGTGAGGCTATTCAGCAAGGTCTAGCTCTCCGACCCAGTGGTTATTACCTCGATGCAACGGCCGGCGGGGGGGGGCATAGCTATCAACTCCTCTGCACTGACCCGACGATTCATTTGACCCTTATTGACCGGGATGCTCAGGCAATCACCGCGGCTCAGCGGCGCTTGTCTGCTTTTCCGGCTAATCACCTTAGTTTTTGGCAGGGGAATTTTGCAGATTTTCCAGGTCAAGATCAATTTTTTGACGGTATTATTGCTGATCTGGGGGTAAGCTCACCCCAACTCGACCAGGCGGAGCGGGGCTTTAGTTTTCGGCAAATGGCTCCCTTAGATATGCGGATGGATCAGAGCCAGACCTTGACAGCGGCGGAGATCATTAACCATTGGTCGGAAGCCGATCTCGTCCGTATTTTCTTCGAGTACGGTGAAGAACGCCTATCGCGGCGCATTGCCCGTCAGATCGCCCAACAGCGGCCCTTCACAACCACCACCGAACTGGCCGAAACCATTGCCCGTTCTGTTCCGGGTCAGTACCGCTACGGCCGCATTCATCCGGCGACACGGGTTTTTCAGGCTCTGCGGATTGTAGTCAACGATGAATTAGGCTCCTTGGAACGTTTTCTGGCCCTGGCCCCCCAATGGCTAAAGCCGGCTGGCCGCCTTGGTATTATCAGCTTTCATAGCCTTGAAGACCGGCTGGTAAAACACCGCTTTCGGGAATCTCCCCTGCTCAAGGTACTGACCAAAAAGCCCGTGATGTCCGATGAAGCGGAACAGGCCCGCAATCCTCGTTCTCGCTCTGCTAAACTGCGTTGGGCCGAAAGAATTATCCTAGATGGAGCAACTTGCCGCTAG
- a CDS encoding DUF1997 domain-containing protein encodes MNVCFSATESLSLTLTEPLASLQHYLRQPQRLVQAIADPKRTAVLSENHFRLTMRPLNFMDLYHFQPTVVLKVWSTATGTVYLESESCEIRGIDYINHRFSLDLKGRLAPYQHQGQTLLQGKADLRVSVDLPPPLWLTPAPLLEMTANSLLKGVLGRIKHRLLGQLLEDYRYWLAQAETPLAETPLRSALNPLLEA; translated from the coding sequence ATGAATGTTTGCTTTAGCGCAACGGAGTCTCTCAGTCTGACCCTGACGGAGCCCTTGGCTTCCCTACAACACTATCTTCGTCAACCCCAGCGTCTGGTGCAGGCCATTGCTGACCCGAAGCGAACGGCCGTGCTTTCCGAGAATCACTTTCGTCTGACCATGCGCCCCCTCAACTTCATGGACTTGTACCATTTTCAACCAACCGTGGTGTTGAAGGTCTGGTCAACGGCGACGGGTACCGTCTACCTCGAATCCGAGAGCTGTGAAATTCGCGGTATTGACTACATTAACCACCGCTTTTCGTTGGATCTCAAAGGTCGGTTGGCCCCCTACCAGCACCAGGGCCAAACCCTACTCCAGGGTAAAGCCGACCTGCGGGTGAGTGTGGATCTACCCCCCCCCCTCTGGTTAACCCCGGCCCCCCTGCTGGAAATGACGGCTAATAGCCTACTCAAGGGAGTCCTCGGCCGCATCAAACACCGTCTCCTGGGCCAGCTTCTGGAGGATTATCGGTATTGGTTAGCCCAAGCCGAGACACCATTGGCGGAAACCCCTCTCCGCTCAGCCTTGAATCCCCTGCTAGAGGCCTAG
- the pheA gene encoding prephenate dehydratase produces the protein MRPMSLVIAHLGPRGTNTETVALAYADWLQQTQGQTAQLLPYPSIGQTLHSAADPSIDVAIVPVENSTEGSIGVTLDTLWERGNLQIQQELVLPIIHVLLSHGRALEGLAKVYSHPQALGQCQKWLAQHLPQAELIATNSTSEAVQLIQQDPTAAAIAAPRAAQLFEVPVLRAGINDYADNCTRFWVVGRQPSHHGSHTALAFTVPTNVPGALVHPLQALAKRQINLCRIESRPTKRSLGEYLFFMDLEASQTDEHLQAALAELEQYTEILKLFGSYRVQHLDPIQGTLAGQTNG, from the coding sequence ATGCGACCCATGTCCCTTGTCATTGCCCACCTTGGCCCCAGGGGAACCAACACGGAAACTGTAGCCCTGGCCTACGCCGATTGGCTCCAGCAGACGCAAGGCCAGACTGCCCAATTGTTGCCCTATCCCAGCATTGGCCAAACCCTCCACAGTGCCGCCGACCCGTCTATTGATGTGGCCATTGTGCCAGTGGAAAATTCGACAGAGGGCAGTATTGGCGTCACCCTCGATACCCTCTGGGAACGGGGGAATTTACAAATTCAGCAGGAACTAGTGCTCCCAATTATCCACGTTCTCCTGTCCCACGGAAGGGCCCTTGAAGGACTGGCAAAGGTTTATTCCCATCCCCAGGCCCTGGGACAATGCCAGAAGTGGTTGGCCCAACACCTCCCCCAGGCCGAGTTGATCGCCACCAATTCCACCTCCGAAGCGGTACAGCTGATCCAGCAAGACCCGACGGCCGCGGCCATTGCTGCTCCCCGAGCCGCCCAACTGTTTGAGGTTCCAGTCCTGCGGGCCGGGATTAATGACTATGCCGATAATTGCACTCGTTTTTGGGTCGTGGGGCGACAACCCAGTCACCACGGCAGTCATACGGCCCTAGCCTTTACGGTTCCCACCAATGTGCCCGGAGCCTTGGTGCATCCCCTCCAGGCCCTGGCCAAGCGTCAGATTAATCTCTGTCGCATTGAATCCCGGCCCACTAAGCGTTCCCTGGGCGAATACCTGTTTTTTATGGATCTTGAAGCCAGTCAGACCGATGAGCATTTGCAGGCTGCCTTGGCAGAATTAGAACAGTACACGGAAATTTTGAAACTTTTCGGTAGTTACCGTGTCCAGCACCTAGACCCGATCCAAGGGACGCTGGCGGGGCAGACAAACGGATAA
- a CDS encoding urease accessory protein UreE — protein sequence MPTVNPPAFLGLSRSTIVQSGNYLQADASEIFQILAKPEPILTVTVNDAVALLRVACHLGNPHVPVEICAEYLQLSPDSVLADLLRQFAILVTDRRVPFYPESGAYKPH from the coding sequence TTGCCCACGGTTAATCCCCCCGCTTTTCTTGGCCTATCGCGCAGCACCATTGTGCAATCGGGCAATTACCTCCAAGCCGATGCCAGCGAAATTTTCCAAATTTTGGCCAAGCCCGAACCCATCTTAACCGTTACCGTGAACGATGCTGTAGCACTGCTGAGGGTCGCCTGCCATCTCGGTAATCCTCACGTGCCGGTAGAAATTTGTGCCGAATACCTGCAACTGTCCCCCGACTCGGTGCTAGCCGATCTGCTCCGACAGTTTGCGATTCTTGTCACCGATCGTCGCGTTCCCTTCTATCCAGAATCGGGGGCTTATAAGCCTCACTGA
- a CDS encoding DUF4168 domain-containing protein, giving the protein MIISSRSITDLNKVLSRFFIANSLALLGLLGGVIPDWSGRFPVPVTFSQLAYSQEFSPTQINRYAKAVLDIEAERKVAYRKIQDLIGRVPPNIVCNQKESIRQLPKEAQSIAVNFCNRSKKIAQASGLSPTEFNTITDAARKNAPLKKRIQQAIVKIRQP; this is encoded by the coding sequence ATGATCATTAGCTCCCGTTCTATTACCGACTTGAACAAAGTTCTGAGTCGATTTTTTATTGCTAATTCTCTCGCTCTCCTCGGACTCCTTGGTGGGGTTATTCCCGACTGGAGTGGGCGCTTTCCCGTGCCAGTGACCTTTAGCCAGTTAGCCTATAGCCAAGAATTTAGCCCAACCCAAATTAATCGCTATGCTAAGGCTGTATTGGACATTGAAGCAGAACGCAAGGTAGCCTACCGCAAAATCCAAGACTTGATCGGTCGGGTGCCCCCTAACATCGTTTGTAACCAAAAAGAGAGTATTCGGCAACTCCCCAAGGAAGCCCAAAGTATTGCCGTCAATTTTTGCAATCGTTCCAAAAAAATTGCCCAGGCCAGTGGTTTGTCCCCCACCGAATTCAACACCATTACCGATGCGGCTCGTAAAAATGCCCCCCTGAAAAAACGGATTCAACAGGCGATCGTTAAAATTCGTCAGCCCTAG
- the sfsA gene encoding DNA/RNA nuclease SfsA has product MATDFFYAYPPLQSGTLLKRYKRFFADIQLNSGEIITAHCPNTGPMTGVCQVGAPVQVSYHPSPKRKLAYTWEMIQIGETWVGVNTSLPNRVIKQALEEQIFPELADCYEAIRPEVAYGQDQKSRIDFLLSHPDQPAIYVEVKNTTLAEGSLALFPDTVTTRGQKHLLDLMGVMPQAKAVMLYFINRGDCTEFAPGQAYDPRYAELLQQGQAQGLQILPCRFEVSPHGLSYRGLAHCVL; this is encoded by the coding sequence ATGGCCACGGATTTTTTCTATGCCTATCCGCCCCTCCAGTCGGGAACATTGCTCAAGCGGTATAAACGCTTTTTTGCTGATATCCAACTAAATTCAGGGGAAATAATCACGGCCCACTGCCCCAATACCGGGCCGATGACCGGTGTCTGCCAGGTCGGAGCACCGGTGCAGGTTTCCTATCATCCGAGTCCTAAACGCAAGCTGGCCTATACCTGGGAAATGATTCAAATAGGAGAAACCTGGGTCGGCGTTAATACCAGTCTGCCGAATCGGGTGATTAAACAGGCCCTGGAAGAACAGATTTTTCCCGAACTTGCTGACTGCTACGAGGCCATCCGCCCGGAAGTGGCCTACGGCCAAGACCAAAAAAGCCGTATTGATTTTCTCCTGAGCCACCCTGACCAACCTGCCATCTACGTTGAAGTTAAAAACACCACCCTGGCTGAAGGCTCCCTGGCCCTTTTTCCCGATACAGTGACCACCCGTGGGCAAAAGCATCTCCTCGACTTGATGGGCGTGATGCCCCAGGCCAAAGCGGTCATGCTTTACTTCATTAATCGAGGTGATTGTACGGAATTTGCTCCGGGCCAGGCCTACGACCCCCGCTACGCTGAATTATTACAGCAAGGGCAGGCCCAGGGTTTACAGATACTCCCCTGTCGTTTTGAGGTTAGTCCCCACGGCCTCTCCTACCGAGGCCTGGCCCATTGTGTCCTTTAG
- a CDS encoding PRC-barrel domain-containing protein gives MTIDNIRLRNEFINTQVITRNTGKKLGVVKDVLVDIDQREIVALGLRDNALSLSGMPQYMYLNRICQTGDVVLVEDEDIFEAVDIDAYTPLINSEVITETGEPLGRVRDFQFNLESGKVSSIIIASLGIPQIPEQLISTYELSMEEVVSSGPNRLIVFEGAEERLSQLSVGLLERLGIGRPSWEQAQEDMYYPPTTRPENQLGSGIPLQTPVQVRQPEPVVEERWHEDDWQETRPVPPLRRQAEVNRYPEPDYETDNWGEAELEAPSPAPSYEYQYEEEDYAGDMWDDSEPEPYNPPRVNIPEKRREKMPEYYED, from the coding sequence ATGACCATTGATAACATCCGCCTAAGAAACGAGTTCATTAACACCCAAGTCATTACCCGCAACACCGGTAAGAAACTAGGCGTTGTCAAAGATGTGTTAGTCGATATTGACCAGCGCGAAATTGTGGCTCTCGGCCTACGGGATAATGCCCTCTCCCTGTCTGGTATGCCCCAATACATGTACCTGAACCGTATCTGTCAAACGGGGGATGTGGTGTTGGTGGAAGATGAAGATATTTTTGAAGCTGTTGATATTGATGCCTATACGCCCCTGATCAACAGCGAAGTGATTACCGAAACCGGGGAACCCCTGGGGCGCGTCCGCGATTTTCAATTTAATCTTGAAAGCGGCAAAGTTTCCTCGATTATTATTGCCTCCCTGGGTATTCCTCAAATTCCTGAACAACTAATCAGCACCTACGAGTTATCCATGGAAGAGGTGGTCAGCAGTGGCCCGAATCGCCTGATTGTCTTTGAAGGTGCCGAAGAACGCCTCAGTCAATTAAGCGTGGGTCTCCTAGAGCGATTGGGCATTGGCCGCCCCTCTTGGGAACAGGCACAAGAGGATATGTACTATCCCCCCACTACCCGCCCCGAAAATCAATTGGGGAGCGGTATTCCGCTACAAACCCCTGTCCAGGTACGCCAGCCCGAACCCGTCGTAGAAGAACGCTGGCACGAAGATGATTGGCAAGAAACCCGTCCAGTGCCGCCTCTGCGCCGCCAGGCCGAAGTCAATCGTTACCCTGAACCCGACTACGAAACTGACAACTGGGGAGAAGCCGAGCTAGAGGCCCCTAGTCCAGCCCCCAGCTACGAGTATCAGTACGAAGAAGAGGACTACGCCGGGGATATGTGGGACGATAGCGAACCCGAACCCTACAATCCCCCCCGCGTCAATATTCCTGAAAAACGCCGGGAAAAAATGCCGGAATACTACGAAGATTAG